Proteins from a genomic interval of Proteiniborus ethanoligenes:
- a CDS encoding DUF3794 and LysM peptidoglycan-binding domain-containing protein, whose amino-acid sequence MAVELIKDLLKIDQVVGKDEIQALVEGEITAPETKPKIKKVLKIDGEVDVTSTKVVKGKIIVSGIVKFNVLYSTDDELQSVHSLEADTDFREEIEMELAEEGAQAEVKARVEHIDIDEVRDSSISIKTVISIIGKATLDNTIDIIKDIKGSEGIQLLKENIKYNDILGINTSSTLVKEAFEVEEGTPDIVDILRVDTKVYEKETKVVEDKVIVAGVVACSIMYFGDDEESKVNYVNHEIAFTHFVEVPGAQKDMNCSLILNSHDTSYEVKEDINGNLRIIDIESTVKVNAKVYKQIEKEITVDTYSTNKILQIKKQEVVVSESAGQSSSKETIKGVLDEGKEIIKKIYNVNGRPIITDYKVMEGKVIIEGLLEIDMLYLAEANEEIKDTRHQIPFKTYVDIEQINDELDIEVQNILEDISYKKINSHEVEIEASINNYVSVNRIKKINIVTEAIDTGETLDKFSRPSITIYIVQKDDTLWDIAKRYNTTVEDMIKANEIVSPENIMPGEKIIIEKNVSFEL is encoded by the coding sequence ATGGCAGTTGAATTAATCAAGGATTTACTTAAGATAGACCAAGTAGTGGGGAAAGATGAGATACAAGCATTGGTAGAAGGAGAGATAACAGCTCCAGAAACAAAGCCCAAAATTAAAAAGGTACTAAAAATAGATGGAGAAGTAGATGTAACTAGTACAAAAGTAGTAAAGGGCAAAATAATAGTTAGCGGCATAGTAAAATTTAATGTCCTTTATAGTACAGATGATGAGCTCCAATCAGTACATAGTCTAGAGGCAGACACAGATTTTAGAGAAGAAATAGAGATGGAATTAGCAGAAGAAGGTGCTCAAGCAGAAGTAAAGGCAAGAGTAGAGCATATAGATATTGATGAAGTAAGGGATTCTTCTATATCCATAAAAACTGTAATTTCAATTATAGGCAAAGCAACTTTAGACAATACCATAGACATAATAAAAGATATAAAAGGCTCAGAAGGAATTCAACTATTAAAGGAAAATATAAAATACAATGATATTTTAGGTATAAATACATCATCTACATTGGTGAAGGAAGCCTTTGAGGTTGAGGAAGGAACTCCGGATATAGTAGATATACTTAGAGTAGACACAAAGGTATATGAAAAAGAAACAAAGGTAGTAGAGGATAAGGTCATAGTTGCAGGTGTAGTAGCATGTTCAATTATGTACTTTGGAGACGATGAAGAGAGTAAAGTAAATTATGTAAATCATGAAATAGCATTTACACATTTTGTTGAAGTGCCGGGAGCACAAAAAGATATGAACTGCAGCTTAATTCTCAATTCTCATGATACAAGTTATGAAGTGAAGGAGGATATAAATGGTAATCTAAGAATAATAGATATAGAGTCTACAGTAAAGGTTAATGCAAAGGTATATAAGCAAATAGAAAAAGAGATAACAGTGGATACTTACTCTACAAACAAAATCCTCCAAATTAAAAAGCAAGAAGTAGTAGTTTCAGAAAGTGCAGGTCAAAGCTCTTCAAAAGAAACTATTAAGGGAGTATTAGATGAAGGTAAAGAAATTATAAAAAAAATATATAATGTGAATGGAAGACCTATAATTACCGATTATAAAGTAATGGAGGGCAAAGTAATTATAGAGGGATTGTTAGAAATAGATATGCTGTATCTAGCAGAAGCAAATGAAGAAATAAAAGATACTAGACATCAGATACCATTCAAAACCTATGTAGATATAGAGCAGATAAATGATGAACTAGATATAGAAGTCCAAAATATTCTAGAGGATATTAGCTATAAAAAGATTAATAGCCATGAGGTAGAGATCGAGGCTTCTATAAACAATTATGTATCTGTAAACAGAATAAAGAAAATAAATATAGTTACAGAAGCAATAGACACAGGAGAAACGTTAGATAAGTTTTCAAGACCTAGTATTACCATATATATAGTCCAAAAAGACGATACATTATGGGATATAGCAAAAAGGTACAATACTACAGTAGAAGACATGATAAAGGCAAATGAAATAGTTTCACCAGAAAATATAATGCCTGGAGAAAAGATAATAATTGAAAAGAATGTGAGTTTTGAGTTATAA